In Nitrospiraceae bacterium, one DNA window encodes the following:
- a CDS encoding metalloregulator ArsR/SmtB family transcription factor encodes MKKTVTLYKLLGDETRLRVLTLLTRKELCVCQLVGVLGTSQPLISRNLSLLRNAGFLDERREGKMIIYSMKKKPSEIIFEILKITKKHLNKNRTFINDLGLLRECTEYNKKTGKCSMKEFLEYMKKKRRKNARKT; translated from the coding sequence ATGAAAAAAACTGTAACATTATATAAGCTTTTGGGGGATGAAACAAGGCTGAGAGTTTTGACGCTCCTTACTAGAAAAGAACTCTGCGTATGCCAACTAGTGGGAGTTCTCGGCACATCGCAGCCTTTAATATCCAGAAACCTATCGCTTCTAAGAAATGCAGGGTTTTTAGACGAACGCAGAGAAGGCAAAATGATTATTTATTCTATGAAGAAAAAACCTTCTGAAATAATTTTTGAGATATTAAAGATAACAAAAAAACACCTTAATAAAAACAGAACTTTTATAAATGACTTGGGATTACTCAGAGAATGCACTGAGTATAATAAAAAAACAGGCAAATGCAGTATGAAAGAATTTCTTGAATACATGAAGAAGAAGCGGAGAAAAAATGCTCGAAAAACATAG